One window from the genome of Elaeis guineensis isolate ETL-2024a chromosome 5, EG11, whole genome shotgun sequence encodes:
- the LOC105046197 gene encoding LOW QUALITY PROTEIN: non-specific lipid-transfer protein 1-like (The sequence of the model RefSeq protein was modified relative to this genomic sequence to represent the inferred CDS: deleted 1 base in 1 codon) — protein sequence MVRLGALLALVAILAVMLATAPNAADAITCGQVASSLTPCVVYARNGRRIPSGCCSGVRGLVASARSTPDRRTACNCLKKAAASISGLKPGLIAGVPGKRGVRVPYSISPSTDCSKQASKPLGEMSLFFAH from the exons ATGGTCCGCTTGGGTGCTCTCCTGGCCTTGGTGGCAATTTTGGCCGTGATGCTGGCGACGGCGCCGAACGCGGCGGACGCCATCACCTGTGGCCAG GTGGCGTCTTCCTTGACGCCATGCGTTGTCTACGCCCGCAACGGCAGGCGGATCCCCTCTGGTTGTTGTAGTGGTGTGAGA GGGCTGGTGGCGTCGGCGAGGAGCACCCCTGACCGCCGGACCGCCTGCAACTGCCTGAAGAAAGCTGCCGCGAGTATCTCAGGCCTCAAGCCTGGTCTCATTGCTGGAGTTCCTGGCAAGCGTGGCGTCCGCGTCCCCTACTCGATCAGCCCCTCCACTGATTGCTCTAAGCAAGCATCCAAGCCATTG GGTGAAATGAGCTTGTTCTTTGCTCACTAG